The Candidatus Phaeomarinobacter ectocarpi genome includes a region encoding these proteins:
- a CDS encoding universal stress protein — translation MSIKRILCPLYGSPSDMGALNTGLALTKRFEAQADILFVRPNPTDALPYLGEGISGPIVEDIIDTARKAADSAEEQCRASASKAAEDAGLALSDDTQPGTASARVRVKAGRAAEVIAAESRLADLVIVADASARDQTSGPNALETCMLAEGRPVLLAPAQATTTVGTSVAIGWDESGEAANAVTAAMPFLTSAAKVTIVCVDEDGITDAPGARSLAEYLTLHGVKAEIHLVPEDSRNTGEVLLEEASNLKADLLVMGGYSHSRLRELVLGGVTRHIRSHATIPVLMAH, via the coding sequence ATGTCCATCAAACGCATTTTATGCCCCCTCTACGGTTCGCCTTCCGACATGGGCGCGCTCAATACAGGACTTGCCCTCACCAAGCGGTTTGAGGCGCAGGCGGACATTCTCTTTGTGCGGCCCAATCCGACAGATGCATTGCCCTATCTGGGGGAAGGCATATCCGGTCCTATTGTGGAGGACATCATCGACACGGCTCGCAAAGCCGCTGATTCCGCCGAAGAACAATGCCGCGCATCAGCATCCAAGGCCGCCGAGGACGCCGGTCTGGCTTTGTCCGATGACACACAGCCCGGCACCGCGTCCGCGCGCGTGAGGGTCAAAGCAGGCCGCGCGGCTGAAGTTATTGCGGCTGAAAGCCGTCTGGCTGATCTGGTGATTGTGGCTGATGCATCTGCGCGGGATCAAACGTCCGGGCCCAATGCACTTGAAACATGCATGCTGGCCGAAGGCCGCCCCGTCCTTCTGGCCCCGGCACAGGCCACGACGACAGTGGGCACAAGCGTTGCCATCGGGTGGGACGAAAGTGGCGAAGCCGCCAATGCGGTGACCGCGGCTATGCCGTTTCTCACGTCTGCGGCCAAAGTGACCATCGTCTGCGTTGACGAGGACGGCATCACCGATGCGCCCGGTGCGCGCTCTCTGGCTGAATATCTCACGCTTCATGGTGTCAAAGCCGAAATTCATCTCGTGCCTGAAGACAGCCGCAACACCGGCGAGGTCCTGCTGGAAGAGGCCAGCAACCTCAAGGCGGATCTGCTCGTGATGGGCGGCTATAGCCACTCGCGTCTGCGCGAACTCGTATTGGGAGGTGTCACCCGGCACATTCGCTCCCATGCAACCATCCCAGTCTTGATGGCTCACTAG
- a CDS encoding NUDIX hydrolase, protein MAAASDAMAPIGPASFGDTSTAVVVGLNAAIVTVAEQEPRTLIVRSPDEGSPHHSDTWDALPFGPFDPLVHRTMATGLHAWVQEQTGLDLGYVEQLYTFGDRGRNRLPDDIGPHIISVGYLALVSADDLGEDASAPESGWRGWYSYFPWEDWRQARPRIIDEAIAPLVSAWAESANTPALKSERTQRLNLCFGLGGVSWDEEKVLERFELLYEAGLVDEAARDGRRNAQRKVNTPEGKQDVPPLGDPMQHDHRRILATAMGRLRAKLKYRPVVFELIMEEFTLTELQRTVEAVMGVKLHKQNFRRLVEKAGLVERTGRMTTNTGGRPAEQFRFRREVVTERAAPGMRVGVPRRSTS, encoded by the coding sequence ATGGCTGCGGCATCAGATGCAATGGCTCCAATTGGGCCTGCATCATTTGGAGATACATCGACCGCGGTGGTCGTTGGCTTGAACGCCGCCATTGTCACCGTGGCGGAGCAGGAACCGCGCACGCTCATCGTCCGCTCACCTGACGAAGGTTCGCCTCACCACTCAGACACGTGGGATGCACTTCCCTTCGGACCGTTCGACCCGCTTGTCCACCGGACCATGGCGACGGGATTGCATGCCTGGGTGCAGGAACAGACCGGACTTGATCTTGGGTATGTCGAGCAGCTCTACACCTTTGGCGACCGAGGCCGAAACCGGTTGCCTGACGACATTGGCCCCCACATCATTTCGGTTGGATATCTTGCGTTGGTCAGTGCCGATGACCTTGGAGAAGACGCATCTGCGCCGGAAAGCGGATGGCGCGGCTGGTACAGCTATTTCCCCTGGGAAGACTGGCGGCAGGCTCGACCGCGGATCATTGACGAGGCTATCGCGCCCCTGGTGAGTGCGTGGGCGGAAAGTGCCAACACACCGGCATTGAAGTCAGAACGCACGCAGCGACTGAACCTTTGCTTTGGGCTTGGTGGCGTTTCCTGGGATGAGGAAAAGGTTCTGGAGCGGTTCGAGTTGCTCTATGAAGCAGGTCTTGTGGATGAAGCCGCCCGTGACGGACGGCGCAATGCTCAGCGCAAGGTGAACACGCCAGAGGGCAAACAGGATGTGCCGCCACTAGGCGATCCCATGCAGCATGATCACCGGCGCATTCTAGCCACCGCCATGGGCAGACTGCGCGCAAAACTGAAATATCGCCCGGTCGTGTTTGAACTGATCATGGAAGAATTCACGCTCACAGAACTGCAGCGCACAGTTGAAGCCGTCATGGGCGTCAAACTTCACAAGCAGAATTTCCGTCGTCTTGTAGAGAAGGCCGGGCTTGTTGAGCGCACCGGACGCATGACCACGAACACGGGCGGAAGGCCGGCCGAGCAATTCAGGTTCCGCCGTGAAGTCGTGACCGAGCGCGCGGCACCCGGCATGCGGGTGGGTGTGCCACGTCGCAGCACATCATGA
- a CDS encoding YfbR-like 5'-deoxynucleotidase, translating into MLSGRRLDLIDPSPLDVEIEDIAHGLARVARWNGQTTGDHAYSVAQHSLLVTDLAQAFAPDWDQTKLLAALLHDAPEYVIGDMISPFKAALGVDYKDFEGRLEAAIHVRFGIPVHTPKHVERTIKRADTVSAYLEAVELAGFEPDEASKIFGRPRLTPAQSRAARRWIKPMPASDAQSAYLKRFATLAAK; encoded by the coding sequence ATGCTGAGCGGGCGGCGGCTCGACCTCATCGACCCATCCCCACTGGATGTTGAAATCGAAGACATTGCCCACGGGCTTGCCCGCGTTGCGCGATGGAACGGCCAGACGACCGGAGATCATGCCTATAGCGTGGCGCAGCACTCACTGCTGGTCACAGACCTTGCGCAGGCATTTGCGCCGGACTGGGACCAAACCAAGTTGCTGGCCGCATTGCTCCACGACGCCCCTGAATATGTGATTGGCGACATGATCAGCCCCTTCAAGGCGGCTCTGGGCGTTGACTACAAGGACTTTGAAGGACGGCTGGAAGCAGCCATTCATGTGCGGTTTGGCATACCGGTTCACACGCCCAAGCATGTGGAACGGACTATCAAGCGCGCTGACACTGTGTCCGCCTATCTGGAGGCGGTTGAGCTTGCCGGATTTGAGCCCGATGAAGCTTCAAAGATTTTCGGGCGTCCGCGGCTAACACCGGCACAATCCCGCGCGGCGCGCCGTTGGATCAAACCAATGCCTGCGAGCGATGCGCAATCGGCCTATCTCAAGCGATTTGCGACCCTAGCCGCAAAATAG